A stretch of Opitutaceae bacterium DNA encodes these proteins:
- a CDS encoding NAD(P)H-binding protein, producing MPQDDTRPHIVIAGATGFVGTALRRALMSDFRITGLTRSASRTDGLDSRTGTYWRHCDLFSLLELEQALQGADYAIYLVHSMMPSARLRQGSFADLDLIMADNFARAAKHGGVKQIVYLGGLVPKSDHLSLHLASRLEVEHALGSGTSPLTALRAGLIVGPGGSSLRIVINLVRRLPLMVLPKWTRTLTQPIAIDDVVRAFRLVLGNPAYCGGHYDIGGPNVMSYQQMLKHTADVLGRRRVMVNVSILSVALSKIWVSLLGGASRKLVGPLVDSLKYPMVAERNPVQNELMRGAKSFHTALRESIDDRGRLIPNPRDDIRRIDDRAIRHARRVRSVQRMPLPDSYTARMVAEEYYRWLPTLVRPLLRCELAEGGKLRLCLGFTRWLLVEFSHSAERSTEDRQLFYITGGILARTRDNPKGRIEFREMLDRRWVLAAIHEYSPMLPWYFYSATQALVHLMVMRKFARHLGRIRDAELAKDRENRPGS from the coding sequence ATGCCCCAGGACGACACGCGACCTCACATCGTGATCGCGGGTGCCACCGGCTTTGTCGGCACGGCCCTGCGCAGGGCCCTCATGTCCGACTTCCGGATCACCGGCCTGACCCGGTCGGCCAGCCGCACGGACGGACTTGATTCGAGGACCGGCACTTATTGGCGCCATTGTGACCTGTTCTCGCTGCTTGAACTGGAACAGGCCCTCCAGGGCGCCGACTACGCCATCTACCTGGTTCACTCGATGATGCCTTCCGCCCGGCTGCGCCAGGGATCCTTTGCCGATCTCGACCTGATCATGGCGGACAACTTCGCGCGGGCCGCCAAACACGGCGGCGTCAAACAGATCGTCTACCTCGGCGGCCTCGTCCCCAAGAGCGACCATCTCTCCCTCCATCTGGCCAGTCGGCTTGAGGTGGAGCATGCCCTCGGTTCGGGAACCTCGCCGCTGACCGCGCTGCGAGCCGGGCTCATCGTGGGGCCCGGAGGATCTTCCCTGCGCATTGTCATCAACCTGGTCCGCCGCCTTCCGCTCATGGTCCTGCCGAAGTGGACCCGTACCCTGACCCAGCCCATCGCCATCGACGACGTTGTCCGGGCTTTTCGCCTTGTCCTGGGAAACCCGGCGTATTGCGGCGGCCACTACGATATCGGCGGGCCGAACGTGATGAGCTACCAGCAGATGCTCAAGCATACGGCCGACGTGCTTGGACGGCGCCGGGTCATGGTCAATGTTTCGATCCTGTCCGTCGCCCTTTCCAAGATCTGGGTCTCCCTCCTCGGGGGCGCATCCCGGAAGCTGGTCGGACCGCTGGTCGACAGCCTGAAGTACCCGATGGTCGCGGAGAGAAACCCCGTCCAGAACGAGCTGATGCGGGGCGCCAAGTCGTTTCATACTGCCCTGCGGGAATCGATCGACGATCGCGGACGCCTCATCCCCAATCCCCGGGACGACATCCGCCGCATCGATGACCGGGCCATCCGTCACGCCCGTCGCGTCCGCTCTGTCCAGCGCATGCCGCTTCCGGATTCCTACACCGCACGCATGGTGGCCGAGGAATACTACCGCTGGCTCCCCACCCTTGTCCGCCCGCTCCTGCGCTGCGAGCTGGCGGAGGGTGGAAAGCTTCGCCTCTGCCTGGGATTCACCCGCTGGCTCCTGGTCGAGTTTTCCCACTCGGCGGAGCGAAGCACGGAAGACCGGCAGCTCTTCTACATCACCGGGGGCATCCTCGCCCGGACCCGCGACAATCCCAAGGGCCGCATCGAGTTCCGCGAGATGCTCGACCGCCGATGGGTGCTCGCGGCCATCCACGAGTATTCGCCCATGCTGCCCTGGTACTTCTACAGCGCCACCCAGGCTCTTGTCCACCTCATGGTGATGCGGAAATTCGCCCGACACCTCGGACGGATCCGGGATGCCGAGCTGGCCAAGGACCGGGAGAACCGACCCGGCTCGTGA
- a CDS encoding SMP-30/gluconolactonase/LRE family protein gives MNLLKSIILAGASFVIAGLLSAGSTAPALRHWSFQPEMIFPTDGSLHRPEDGVVLADGRLIVSDQISGLRLVHADGSGEPFGRFAEAGYEHRPPEIVSTINGVTLNPSGTHILGADVFRGGLYRVDVATEAVEKVYQHPFGINMAREDRLGGIWFTQSTRNGPEFGERDLFVSVDFPTPDGALFYLPPARGGEERIAVELADGFYFANGLVLDEDGGYLYLSETHRGVLRFHVDTAAGAVSDRIMLLDTVRPDNLELDAHKRLWIALPLTSEIAVYDPATGNLSKVFSLLTPETEAILATIDGRIQAGESWLELFGPPLWEPAPGAMTGMILSPNDGTVYSTGLGNAIMRLER, from the coding sequence ATGAACCTACTGAAATCCATCATTCTGGCCGGTGCGTCGTTTGTCATTGCCGGGCTTTTGTCTGCCGGGTCGACCGCCCCTGCCTTGCGCCATTGGTCCTTCCAGCCGGAAATGATCTTTCCGACTGATGGTTCGCTCCACCGACCGGAAGACGGGGTGGTTCTGGCCGATGGACGCCTGATCGTGTCCGACCAGATCAGTGGGCTTCGCCTGGTTCATGCGGATGGCTCCGGCGAGCCGTTCGGCCGGTTCGCCGAAGCCGGCTACGAACACCGTCCTCCAGAGATCGTGAGCACGATCAATGGAGTCACGCTCAATCCCTCGGGAACCCATATACTCGGCGCCGATGTTTTCCGCGGGGGTCTTTATCGGGTGGACGTCGCCACTGAGGCGGTGGAGAAGGTTTACCAGCACCCCTTCGGCATCAACATGGCCCGGGAGGACCGACTCGGCGGCATCTGGTTCACCCAGTCAACCCGGAACGGACCCGAATTCGGGGAGCGGGATCTCTTCGTGTCCGTTGATTTCCCCACTCCCGATGGCGCGCTCTTCTATCTGCCTCCGGCTCGAGGTGGCGAAGAGCGTATCGCGGTGGAGCTGGCTGACGGCTTCTATTTCGCCAACGGCCTGGTCCTCGATGAGGACGGGGGTTACCTTTACCTTTCCGAAACCCATCGGGGCGTGCTGCGGTTTCACGTGGATACCGCGGCCGGGGCCGTGTCTGACCGGATCATGCTTCTCGACACGGTCAGGCCGGACAATCTCGAACTCGATGCACACAAACGGCTCTGGATCGCCCTCCCGCTGACCAGCGAGATCGCGGTTTACGATCCGGCGACCGGGAATCTCTCGAAAGTCTTCAGCCTCCTGACCCCGGAGACGGAGGCGATTCTTGCGACGATCGATGGGCGCATCCAGGCGGGTGAATCCTGGCTCGAACTCTTTGGTCCCCCGCTCTGGGAACCGGCTCCGGGCGCCATGACGGGCATGATCCTGTCGCCGAACGACGGAACCGTCTATTCAACCGGACTGGGCAACGCCATCATGCGGCTGGAGCGGTAG
- a CDS encoding EamA family transporter: MVDTTSRPPSITALSTRENPDTTSIYYLHLVFALVLSHLLLGESYTVAQLGGATLIVAGSLLGMRAARSAV, translated from the coding sequence GTGGTTGACACGACCTCCCGCCCTCCGAGCATCACCGCCTTAAGCACAAGAGAGAATCCGGACACGACGAGCATCTACTACCTCCACCTGGTCTTCGCCCTCGTTCTTTCCCACCTCCTCCTGGGCGAGTCCTACACCGTTGCCCAACTCGGCGGCGCCACTCTCATCGTCGCCGGCAGCCTCCTCGGGATGAGGGCCGCCCGAAGCGCGGTTTGA
- a CDS encoding alpha-galactosidase: MKFEIQSGKVSFSSGPFSLGPGAPRLRVDGHPRRLRFAKGDSGHNVAWCNAQIALTLALVQETRRRVRCTARLQHHGSHALTLNEVTLFASPRVNLGSKPDDVRILEQDAYLGRVRTPRQMHSGSDGLKALDGTSGAFVSQNVTVFHCPLSGRSLLIGFETVDRWLPRISARMSAMAEDQGKPVENVDGVAELTTVKAGSSGCPPVPAFREFIIGFDGGDYLLEPGEFLPLGDFVLEEGTDPLALLDSHGRRIKRRNRFADPIGPLANWCSWYPYRLGVTDDLVLATAHAARSRHLDKLGLRFLQVDLGWQKDNIPSFFEENERFARGLKWLSAGLKREGFDLGVWVGVLCIADTHPIAREHPEWLLPGADGKPRCNYNWFWAPFCPIHALDVSHPGAREWLRENFTRLAEKGVRFVKWDFAGIVTGKELRSRHDPRMVNSRAREAVRTALRIGQEALDSTGEKALMIDCSATDYAGAGIAAINYANLDTGNTGLGWRHLRDVYTSFACHFHKHHWTLLQPSCLVVGLPGTLEEARIRATATFMGAGHVDLGDDLTSLPEDRWAVLLASLPPNDTPARPVDLFHPIRTGTLSYLQMIKAGEDKSATDSSGFPVPTEGEPAGTCVWAAKMVGDWDEWHLVALFNWTEPPTEEGSGVNLARRFQVDFERLGFAGNTKFWAYEFWSGQFLGEIPRPSRPEGAYRHPGDFAHPVLESGPGLLDIGFHGPAVKLLVLRKPRPHPWPLGTSFHQSGGRELSDVHWNARTRTLSGKLHRPPGESGFIMIACPEPGRRANPRPDGVNHHRHPIIATADVTEWSVPIH, translated from the coding sequence ATGAAATTCGAAATCCAGTCCGGAAAGGTCTCCTTTTCATCCGGTCCGTTCTCGCTTGGTCCCGGGGCACCTCGACTCCGGGTCGATGGGCATCCCCGTCGCCTTCGATTCGCCAAGGGCGACTCCGGCCATAACGTCGCCTGGTGCAACGCACAGATCGCACTGACACTTGCCCTCGTTCAGGAGACCCGCCGCCGGGTCCGCTGCACCGCCCGCCTGCAACACCATGGGTCGCATGCGCTCACCCTGAACGAGGTGACCCTCTTCGCCAGCCCGCGAGTCAACCTCGGGTCGAAACCGGACGATGTGCGGATCCTCGAACAGGATGCCTACCTGGGACGCGTCCGCACGCCCCGTCAGATGCATTCGGGCAGCGACGGGCTCAAGGCCCTCGATGGCACCAGCGGTGCCTTCGTCAGCCAGAACGTCACTGTCTTCCATTGTCCGCTGAGCGGCCGCTCCCTGCTCATCGGATTTGAAACCGTCGATCGTTGGCTTCCCCGGATCAGCGCTCGTATGTCGGCCATGGCGGAGGATCAAGGGAAGCCTGTCGAAAACGTGGATGGAGTCGCGGAATTGACTACAGTCAAGGCAGGATCTTCCGGCTGTCCACCTGTTCCAGCCTTCCGCGAATTCATCATCGGTTTTGACGGCGGCGACTACCTGCTCGAGCCGGGTGAATTCCTCCCGCTGGGTGACTTTGTCCTGGAAGAAGGAACGGATCCACTTGCCCTGCTCGATTCCCACGGTCGCCGGATCAAGAGGCGCAACCGTTTCGCGGATCCGATCGGACCGTTGGCCAACTGGTGCAGCTGGTACCCCTACCGGCTCGGGGTAACCGATGACCTCGTCCTCGCGACCGCCCATGCCGCGCGCAGCCGTCACCTTGACAAACTCGGCCTGCGCTTCCTCCAGGTCGATCTCGGCTGGCAGAAGGACAATATCCCCAGCTTCTTTGAAGAGAACGAACGCTTCGCCCGCGGTCTGAAATGGCTCAGCGCCGGCCTGAAGCGAGAGGGCTTTGATCTCGGGGTCTGGGTCGGGGTCCTCTGCATCGCGGATACCCACCCCATCGCCCGCGAACATCCGGAGTGGCTGCTTCCCGGTGCCGACGGGAAACCCCGCTGCAACTACAATTGGTTCTGGGCACCGTTCTGCCCGATCCACGCCCTCGATGTCTCCCACCCGGGAGCCCGGGAGTGGCTCCGGGAAAACTTCACGCGCCTGGCCGAAAAAGGAGTCCGTTTCGTCAAGTGGGACTTTGCGGGAATTGTTACCGGAAAGGAACTACGGTCGCGCCACGATCCTCGGATGGTCAATTCGCGGGCCCGCGAGGCGGTGCGGACCGCCCTGCGTATCGGTCAGGAAGCGCTCGACTCAACCGGGGAAAAGGCACTGATGATCGACTGTTCCGCCACCGACTATGCGGGGGCCGGCATCGCCGCGATCAACTACGCCAACCTGGATACCGGGAACACCGGCCTGGGGTGGCGGCATCTGCGCGATGTCTACACTTCGTTCGCCTGCCACTTCCACAAACACCATTGGACCCTGCTTCAGCCCTCCTGCCTCGTCGTGGGGCTGCCCGGGACACTCGAAGAGGCGCGCATCCGCGCCACGGCAACCTTCATGGGCGCCGGTCATGTCGATCTTGGGGACGACCTGACCTCCCTACCGGAGGACCGGTGGGCGGTTCTCCTCGCCAGTCTCCCACCCAACGACACCCCGGCCAGACCCGTCGACCTTTTCCACCCGATCAGGACCGGCACCCTGTCCTACCTTCAGATGATCAAGGCGGGCGAAGACAAATCGGCCACCGACTCTTCCGGCTTTCCCGTCCCCACGGAGGGCGAGCCCGCCGGGACCTGCGTCTGGGCAGCGAAGATGGTCGGCGACTGGGATGAATGGCATCTTGTCGCCCTGTTTAACTGGACCGAACCGCCGACCGAAGAGGGCTCCGGGGTGAACCTTGCCCGCCGCTTCCAAGTCGATTTCGAACGACTCGGATTCGCGGGGAACACGAAGTTCTGGGCCTACGAGTTCTGGTCCGGCCAGTTCCTCGGGGAGATCCCGCGCCCGTCGCGGCCCGAGGGCGCCTACCGGCACCCCGGCGACTTCGCCCACCCGGTCCTCGAATCCGGCCCCGGCCTGCTCGATATCGGCTTCCATGGTCCGGCCGTGAAACTCCTGGTCCTGCGCAAACCGCGCCCCCATCCCTGGCCGCTGGGCACCAGTTTCCACCAGAGCGGGGGCCGCGAACTGAGCGATGTCCACTGGAATGCCCGCACCCGCACCCTCTCGGGAAAACTCCACCGCCCACCCGGCGAAAGCGGTTTCATCATGATCGCCTGCCCTGAGCCCGGTCGAAGGGCCAATCCCCGGCCCGACGGCGTCAACCACCACCGCCATCCGATCATCGCCACCGCCGACGTCACCGAATGGTCCGTGCCCATCCACTGA
- a CDS encoding phytanoyl-CoA dioxygenase family protein, whose translation MKLTPDQISQFLDRGYVAVPGFFDAGETVALQTDVERLQNHGFLRNVSTDGDGATHSTTAHNLQLCPCSPFSALMRALPFEQKVIDAVTALIGDEVALQLDQIFLKPPGTGRGTNWHQDNAYFKIKRPVRGVAMWIAIHDANEENGTLRLVPHAFKEAIAHQRDPFSDHHIFCQVDESKAELMELKAGGVVFFCYGAPHATGNNRSTKARAGLAYHFIHVEETDADFFSKRQAHPHPRLSGLGSSYGINEYGESLKGKFRRLVADSG comes from the coding sequence ATGAAACTCACGCCCGATCAGATCTCCCAATTCCTCGACAGGGGCTATGTCGCCGTCCCGGGCTTTTTTGATGCCGGGGAAACCGTAGCGCTCCAGACCGACGTCGAGCGACTTCAGAACCACGGGTTTCTGCGGAATGTCAGCACGGACGGCGACGGCGCCACGCATTCGACGACCGCCCATAACCTGCAGCTTTGTCCCTGTTCGCCCTTCAGCGCCCTCATGAGGGCACTGCCCTTCGAGCAGAAGGTGATCGATGCGGTCACCGCCCTGATCGGTGACGAGGTCGCCCTGCAGCTCGACCAGATCTTTCTCAAACCCCCGGGCACGGGCCGGGGCACCAACTGGCACCAGGACAACGCCTATTTCAAGATCAAGCGTCCCGTCCGCGGTGTGGCCATGTGGATCGCCATTCATGATGCGAACGAGGAGAACGGGACGCTTCGCCTCGTCCCCCACGCCTTCAAAGAGGCCATCGCGCACCAGCGCGACCCTTTCAGCGATCACCACATCTTCTGCCAGGTCGACGAATCCAAAGCGGAGCTGATGGAGCTGAAGGCGGGCGGGGTGGTCTTCTTCTGCTATGGCGCGCCCCATGCCACCGGCAACAATCGTTCTACAAAGGCCCGGGCCGGGCTGGCCTATCACTTCATCCACGTCGAAGAGACCGACGCCGATTTCTTCTCGAAACGCCAGGCGCACCCGCATCCCCGGTTGAGCGGCCTCGGGTCGTCGTATGGGATTAATGAATACGGAGAGAGTCTGAAGGGGAAGTTCCGCCGGTTGGTGGCCGATTCCGGATAA
- a CDS encoding prolyl oligopeptidase family serine peptidase encodes MNPPSAGPPGRYVVCLLAFYLVATQAFAQSTMIPNQNTTPWRMPWTRGSERFQRHWQICAPLTPEQAATVLDPSIDHDAPTAVPPWTPLTSWSDDINLEGMVPINPDQVALVRTTVARSAAGRATLLIGADGTLEVSVNGVPVHRRSNPEPFAFDQTVVPVRLREGDNEFILRLVNASGPMKISFRIVETGAVVTRPGEIGPTLLDEADGILTLRTDIRKDVAGAPVDVEVVLPGGAVIAHAAVVRGETVRFNYGDWPLGPVEIRCTTLNGAGDRRAVHLAWYHGDALAEARELIAAAAGEPPGPEGDHVRMLAELVQDFIDHQLARIDPAARRLLNSALFEYRELLVERAGGVGTIRPWGFVRMAWTDETDGSTQFCRAYLPPDYDPAQAWPVVIFLHGYHPANPPYIGWWSIDMRHTPEADNHGVIYLEPHGRGNSNFSGIGDKDVLRALAEARHRFTIDDDRVYLTGESMGGDGVWSMASRHPEVFAAAAPVHGGWDPRLVPVDEGGLIGRLPVSDLERFQLEVCGSFGSAENLLHVPLAVHHGDADQSVDVGNSRFIVQMLQRWGYDIRYFEHVGLGHENLGAREAIVDWLLTHRRVSDPPTIRLRSPDLDAARAYWLSVEAAGQPCEMIEVDAAFTRPGVLRLDTVNAAAVHLNPPATLCPGGALTVVWNGETHRVRLADGGVRIGAPRPPAGSLAKIRGMEGGIERFITTPFIVVVGTISPDEAMRRICRDKAEVVVNKWINWQKHPPRVRTDQELTAEEERSYSLLLIGGPEANSIARKFAGDIPLQVEPDRITIDGRSWTVSDAVVQLLYPNPAATERYILEVAGTSAKGLYFWAPLLWDYRPIVHDWSITDGRLVALPPAHPAEEARVATGVFNQAWRRDDRWVVEGDAERRAASPLRMGPLPDTGQAHPAMTDCAGTYQLEWDQLVVTETDGDLWVQSEGGRPTRLIREGVNEFGDPLTGAFLRFATEADGSVTLHRNLDGRQQSSPRTNR; translated from the coding sequence ATGAACCCACCATCAGCCGGGCCACCAGGTCGTTACGTCGTTTGCCTGCTGGCCTTCTATCTGGTCGCGACACAGGCATTCGCCCAGAGCACCATGATCCCAAACCAGAACACCACTCCCTGGCGGATGCCATGGACCCGCGGTTCGGAACGGTTCCAGCGGCATTGGCAGATTTGCGCACCGCTCACGCCTGAACAAGCGGCCACGGTGCTCGACCCGTCGATCGATCATGACGCCCCAACCGCAGTCCCGCCGTGGACGCCGCTGACCTCATGGAGTGACGACATCAACCTTGAAGGCATGGTTCCGATCAACCCAGATCAGGTGGCGCTGGTCCGCACCACGGTGGCGCGGTCCGCAGCAGGTCGGGCGACCCTGCTAATCGGTGCCGACGGCACGCTCGAAGTATCGGTCAACGGCGTCCCTGTCCACCGTCGGTCAAACCCGGAACCCTTTGCCTTCGACCAGACCGTCGTGCCGGTCAGGTTGCGGGAAGGAGACAATGAATTCATCCTGAGACTGGTCAACGCCTCCGGCCCGATGAAGATCTCATTTCGGATCGTGGAAACCGGGGCCGTCGTCACACGGCCGGGAGAGATCGGCCCCACCCTGCTCGACGAAGCGGACGGCATATTGACCCTGCGGACCGACATCCGTAAAGACGTTGCGGGCGCACCGGTCGACGTCGAAGTGGTCCTGCCCGGGGGCGCCGTCATCGCTCACGCAGCGGTGGTTCGCGGCGAGACGGTCCGGTTCAACTACGGCGATTGGCCCTTGGGGCCGGTTGAGATCCGCTGCACCACACTCAACGGTGCGGGCGACCGACGTGCCGTCCATCTGGCGTGGTATCATGGAGACGCCCTGGCCGAGGCCCGGGAACTGATCGCCGCGGCGGCCGGGGAACCGCCCGGTCCCGAAGGCGACCACGTCCGCATGCTGGCCGAACTGGTCCAGGACTTCATCGACCACCAGCTCGCCCGGATTGATCCGGCGGCCCGAAGACTGCTGAATTCCGCTCTCTTTGAATATCGGGAATTGCTCGTCGAACGGGCCGGGGGAGTCGGAACCATCCGTCCCTGGGGTTTCGTCCGAATGGCCTGGACCGATGAGACCGACGGCTCGACTCAGTTCTGTCGGGCCTATCTTCCTCCCGATTACGACCCGGCCCAAGCCTGGCCCGTCGTCATCTTCCTTCATGGCTATCACCCGGCCAATCCCCCCTATATCGGCTGGTGGTCGATCGATATGCGTCACACGCCCGAGGCGGACAATCATGGTGTGATCTACCTCGAACCGCACGGCCGGGGGAACTCCAACTTTAGCGGTATCGGTGACAAGGACGTCCTGCGTGCCCTGGCCGAAGCCAGACACCGTTTCACGATTGACGATGACCGCGTCTACCTGACCGGCGAATCCATGGGCGGAGACGGTGTCTGGAGCATGGCCTCCCGCCATCCCGAGGTCTTCGCCGCGGCCGCGCCCGTACACGGCGGATGGGACCCACGACTTGTCCCCGTCGACGAGGGCGGACTGATCGGACGCTTGCCGGTCAGCGACCTTGAGCGTTTTCAGCTCGAGGTGTGCGGCAGTTTCGGCAGCGCCGAAAACCTGCTCCACGTCCCCCTCGCGGTTCACCACGGCGACGCCGACCAGAGCGTCGATGTCGGAAACTCCCGCTTTATCGTCCAGATGCTGCAGCGCTGGGGCTATGACATTCGTTATTTCGAGCATGTCGGTCTCGGCCACGAAAATCTTGGGGCCCGGGAAGCCATCGTTGATTGGTTGCTGACCCACCGCCGCGTCAGTGATCCGCCGACCATTCGTTTGCGCTCGCCCGATCTGGACGCGGCACGGGCTTATTGGCTGTCCGTCGAAGCGGCGGGGCAGCCTTGTGAGATGATCGAAGTGGATGCCGCCTTCACCCGGCCCGGTGTCCTTCGTCTCGACACCGTCAACGCCGCCGCAGTGCACTTGAATCCGCCCGCCACTCTTTGCCCGGGCGGCGCTCTCACCGTGGTCTGGAATGGCGAGACCCACCGCGTCAGGCTGGCCGATGGAGGGGTCCGGATCGGCGCACCCCGCCCGCCGGCAGGCTCTCTGGCCAAGATACGCGGGATGGAAGGCGGCATCGAGCGTTTCATCACGACACCGTTCATCGTGGTGGTCGGAACCATCTCGCCGGATGAAGCCATGCGCCGGATCTGCCGCGACAAGGCCGAAGTGGTCGTGAACAAATGGATCAACTGGCAGAAGCATCCCCCTCGGGTTCGGACCGATCAGGAACTCACCGCTGAGGAAGAACGCTCGTATTCCCTGCTCCTGATCGGTGGACCCGAGGCCAACAGCATCGCGCGGAAATTCGCCGGCGACATCCCCCTGCAGGTCGAGCCGGACCGGATCACCATCGATGGCCGGAGCTGGACCGTATCCGACGCCGTGGTCCAGCTGCTTTACCCGAACCCGGCCGCCACCGAACGCTACATCCTGGAAGTCGCGGGCACCTCAGCGAAGGGTCTGTATTTCTGGGCGCCGCTTCTGTGGGACTACCGTCCCATCGTCCACGACTGGTCGATCACCGATGGGAGGCTGGTCGCCCTGCCCCCTGCCCACCCTGCTGAGGAAGCCCGCGTCGCCACCGGTGTCTTCAACCAGGCCTGGCGGCGCGATGATCGCTGGGTGGTCGAGGGCGATGCTGAACGACGCGCCGCCAGCCCCCTGCGGATGGGTCCATTGCCGGACACGGGACAAGCGCACCCCGCGATGACCGACTGCGCGGGCACCTACCAGTTGGAGTGGGATCAACTTGTCGTGACGGAGACCGATGGAGACCTCTGGGTGCAAAGCGAGGGCGGCCGACCGACCCGCCTGATCCGCGAGGGCGTCAATGAATTCGGCGACCCGTTGACCGGAGCTTTCCTGCGCTTCGCCACGGAGGCTGACGGAAGCGTCACCCTGCATCGGAATCTGGACGGCCGGCAACAGTCCAGCCCGCGCACAAACCGCTGA
- a CDS encoding MATE family efflux transporter, whose protein sequence is MRQLLNVAFPLILSTGSYSVMMFVDRMFLSWYSEEAIAASVPASMLNFSFQCFFMGLVMYSSTFVAQYFGAGRQDRIGAVIWNGLRLALIGGLSLPLLNFAAPALFSLVGHDPEVQVLEVAYFRILNWGPLFGLMGSAFSCFYSGRGKTWPVMWMSVSMCTLNGVLDYGLVLGNWGMPRMGIQGAGYTTVFSSAVSFLIYAFLVLRPFNDRVFFTRRNRAFDRDLLLRMIRFGAPSGLQFWLSISGFAIFVLLIGRIGKLELVASNMAQQINMLGVLPLVGIGIATSILVGRFQGARKSDLAARATRSALTLSLSYSFVMGVLYLSIPELLLSPFTAGEADGTTAAIIIMAVTILQFMALVAMIDSVTIVLGGTLKGAGDTRFVMITNAITSAFCLVLPTFVVIEVLHLSVYYAFVVMVGNLATVATVFIIRFRSGKWKVIRMIEEEKA, encoded by the coding sequence ATGCGGCAGCTGCTCAATGTGGCCTTCCCCCTCATCCTGAGTACGGGCTCCTACTCGGTCATGATGTTCGTCGACCGGATGTTCCTGAGCTGGTACTCGGAGGAGGCGATCGCGGCCTCTGTGCCCGCCTCAATGCTGAACTTTTCGTTTCAGTGCTTCTTCATGGGCCTGGTCATGTACTCCTCGACTTTCGTGGCCCAGTACTTCGGGGCGGGACGACAGGATCGGATCGGCGCGGTCATCTGGAATGGGCTCCGTCTGGCCCTGATCGGCGGCCTTTCGCTGCCCCTGCTCAATTTCGCGGCTCCCGCCCTGTTTTCCCTGGTCGGGCATGATCCCGAGGTCCAGGTCCTGGAAGTCGCCTACTTCCGGATCCTCAACTGGGGGCCGCTTTTCGGTCTGATGGGCTCCGCCTTCTCCTGCTTTTATTCCGGTAGAGGCAAGACCTGGCCGGTCATGTGGATGAGTGTTTCGATGTGCACCCTGAACGGCGTGCTGGACTATGGCCTGGTTCTGGGGAATTGGGGCATGCCCCGCATGGGGATTCAGGGCGCCGGCTACACCACCGTGTTTTCTTCTGCCGTCTCTTTCCTGATCTACGCCTTTCTGGTGCTTCGCCCGTTCAATGATCGCGTCTTTTTCACCCGGAGGAATCGGGCGTTCGACCGTGACCTCCTCCTGAGGATGATCCGCTTTGGCGCGCCCTCGGGCCTGCAGTTCTGGCTGAGCATTTCCGGGTTCGCCATTTTCGTTCTCCTGATCGGCCGAATCGGCAAGCTCGAGCTGGTGGCGAGCAACATGGCCCAGCAGATCAATATGTTGGGAGTTCTGCCTCTGGTGGGCATCGGAATCGCCACCAGCATCCTGGTCGGCCGCTTCCAGGGAGCCCGGAAGAGCGACCTCGCTGCCCGCGCGACGCGATCCGCCCTGACCCTGAGCCTGTCCTACAGTTTTGTCATGGGTGTCCTCTACCTCTCCATCCCTGAACTGCTCCTTTCCCCCTTTACCGCCGGAGAGGCCGACGGGACCACGGCGGCCATCATCATCATGGCGGTCACGATACTTCAGTTCATGGCATTGGTCGCCATGATCGATTCGGTGACGATTGTCCTGGGGGGCACGCTGAAAGGGGCGGGAGACACCCGCTTTGTCATGATCACCAATGCCATCACCTCGGCCTTCTGTCTCGTCCTGCCGACCTTTGTCGTCATTGAGGTGCTGCACCTCTCGGTTTACTACGCCTTTGTCGTCATGGTGGGGAACCTCGCGACCGTCGCGACCGTTTTCATCATCCGTTTCCGGAGTGGGAAATGGAAGGTCATCCGGATGATCGAAGAGGAGAAGGCCTGA